In Desulfitibacter sp. BRH_c19, the genomic stretch TATCCATATTCTCCAAAATCCTTTTTCCAATTATATAATTCATAGCCAGTAGCCATTACAATGGCACCAAATCTTTCTGTAACCAGCTCATCTTTATCTTCAAAGTTAATTGCATCTGTAGGACATACCTTAGCACAAACCCCACATTTATTTTCCGTAAGCATTCTACAGTTTTCTGCATCTATCACAGGTTTATTTGGCACAGCTTGTGGGAAAGGTTTATAAATGCAAGGTCTTTTACCCATCCCATAATCAAATTCAGATACAACCTTTTTAGGACATTTGTTTTCACAGATTCCACAACCTGTACATTTAACCATATCCACATAACGAGCTTTTTTGCGAATGGTTACGTCAAAGTTTCCTACATATCCACCTACTGTTTCAAGTTCTGAAAGGGTATATAGTTTTATATTTGGATGCTGTGAAGCATCAACCATTTTAGGTGTACAAATACAAGCTGAACAATCCATTGTAGGGAAGGTTTTATCAAGGATTGCCATTTTACCACCAATAGTTGCTTCTCTTTCAAGAACTACTACTTCATATCCCATATCTGCCACATCAATAGCCGTCTGCATACCTGCAATGCCTCCACCTATTACTAAACATCTTTTTTCAACAGGTATTTCTCCAGGAAAGAGAGCCACAGTCTTATTAACCTTGGCTACTGCTTTCCTTACAAGATCGATAGACTTTACTGTAGCACCTTCCTTATCTTTTGAGTGAACCCATGAACAATGCTCTCTGAGGTTTGCCATTTCTAAATAATATGGATTTAAACCGGCATTTACTAAAGTTTTTCTAAAGGTTGGTTCATGAAGTCTCGGCGAACACGAAGCAATTACAACTCTATTAAGCTTGTGTTCTTTTACTGCCTTAACAACTACATCCTGTCCTGGTTCAGAACACATATACTGATAATCTGTTGCATATACTACTCCTGGCATTTCTTTAGCGATCTCTGCTACTTTCTTCACGTCGACTACAGAAGCAATGTTAGAACCACAATGACATACGAAAACTCCTATACGCTTCAAGCCTTCTCCCTCCTTGTATCTGGATGCCTGAAAATATCTTTTTCTTCTAATAGTTTCATTGGATCCACAAAGTGTTTGTTTATAAATAATTCTTTGGCCGAATAGCCAATTGCAAGTCCCATAAGCTGGGTGAAATAAAAGACAGGCAACTCATAGGTTTCATTGTGTAATTGACTTGCCTCTTTTTGTCTCATATCTAAATTCAAAAAGCAAAGGGGACATGCAGTCAAAATACAATTAGCACCATTTAATTTAGCATTTTTAAGAATATCTCTAATCATTGGAATACCGACACTAGGTTTAGCAGTTGAGTGGCCTGCTCCACAACATTCTACTTTATAACTCCAATCTACTGGTTCCCCGCCTAATGCCTCAACTAAATTATCCATTGTCATTGGATCTTCTACATCATCAAAACACATAGTTTTTGGTGGTCTTACTAATAGACATCCATAGTAAGAAGCCACCTTTAATCCTGTTAAAGGTCTAGTTACAGCCTCTTTAATCTTGTCAAGACCCACATCATTAACAAGTACGTCCAAAAGTGGTTTTACTTCGTATTTCGCTTCATACTCCATACCAATAACTTCACTTATGGTTTGTTTCATTTCTTTAGATTCTCTAACTTCCACTTGCGCCGCCTTCATTCTGTTGAAACATGCAGCACATGGAACAGCCACATCAAGTCCTTGCTTTTCCGATAACGCAAGGCTTCTGGCAGGTAGCGCTATTGACAAAAGGTGACTTGTATTGTGGGCAGCTGAAGCACCACAGCAATTCCAATCATCTATTTCTTCTAATTGTACGCCTAAATGCTTTGCAACTGCTTTGGCAGATTGATTGTATTCAACACCGGTAGAATTTAGAGAACAACCGGGGTAATAAGCATATTTTAAAGTCATTAGATGTGACCCCCTTCTTCCTTCTCCCTAACTCTTTCAAATAGCCTCTGGATTTCTAAAGGATTTTTTACTTTATGCGGAAAAGGACTAATTTTCCCATCCAAGAACAATTTAGGTGCTAAGGTTGCATCCTTAAATGGCTGCATTGACATAAGATTGTACATGACAATCAAACCCATTTCATGTACTCTTCCATTACTTTTCACAGATTTTAAAAACAGATCATTAAAATAGTTAATGTTTTTTTCTGGGACAATTCCCTTTTTCTTAGCTAAGATTCTTACTGCTTCCATTACTCGTGGAATATCAACACCTCTAGGGCACCTAGCATAACACGTTTCACAAGTAGCACAAATCCAAACACTTTTACTTTCTAAAGCCTCTTCAGCTAAGCCCACTTGTAACAATCTAAGAATCTTCCTTGGAGGATTGTCCATAGCAAAGGCTACTGGACAACCAGCCGTACATTTACCACATTGATAACACTTTTTTACCTGTTCCCCACTAAGTTCCTCTATTTGTTTTTTAATAGGGGCGCTATCATTTAATTGGTAGCTAATGTCAAATTCCTCCAACATCCTTCCTCCTCTCCCATGCTTAAAGCTATTGTTTTTCTTGATAATAAACACAGTTTTATAAATAGTAGAAATAATACAAAAATATGCTTGTGAAATAATAAACATTATATTTCAAAAGTTTTTTCCATAAAATTAACTATTATATTATAACATATCCTATAAACTTCGAGATAGGTAAATAAATTCCTCCTTTTAAACATTTAAAGATAATAATGTAAAAATTTGTTCAAATCAAGAAATTTATTATGGTATATTTAGTTAATATTTGAATAACTAATCTACATAAGTACCCCTAAAGGGGTTGGAATTTCTATGCTTATTTATATAGTGGGAGGACTTTAATTGATTTTCATACTATGCTTTCTTGGAGGTTTATCCACTCTTTTATTAGGAATCTATTTTATAAGCAAAACTCTTGAGAGCTATCATCAGTTTAGACTTAAATATCTACTCAAAAGATTTACAGACACTCCCACAAGAGGTTTCATTTTTGGAACAGTAGCTACAATGATACTTCAAAGCAGTAGTGCCATTACTGTAATTACAATTGGACTTGTAAATGCTAGGCTTTTGACCTTTTATCAAGCTATTGGAATTGTATTAGGAACCAATGTAGGTACAACTTTTACAACACAAATGGTAGCTTTTGATCTAAAGAAGCTTATTTTGCCCATGATAATTGTTGGGATCATTCTCTATATTATACCTATTATAACAGTCAGGCTTGGAGGGAAGATCCTATTAAGCTTTTCTCTGGTTTTAATTGGTCTGAACCTCATGACTTGGTCAACATCTCAATTGGAAAGCAGTAGACTCTTTTTACTCATGTTTTCGAAATTAGACAATAGTATTCTATATAGTATTTCAATAGGAGTGATAAGTACGGCTTTACTCCAATCCAGTAGTGGAGTTACAGCAATTCTTTTGGCTCTAGCACCTCATGGGTACCTCTCCTTAACTACCGCAATAGCCGTTATTTTGGGTTCAAATGTAGGAACATGCTTTACAGCTGTGCTGGCAGTAATACATTCATCAGTAGCAGCCCGTAAGGTTGCCTTGGCACACATAATTTTAAATGTTGGAGGTTTAGTTCTTTTCTTCCCCTTTATTTCAAGCTTTAGCACATTAATTGAAATGACGTCCCTTTCATTACCCAGGCAAATTGCTAATGCTCAAACCATCTACAACTTAATAATTTCTCTTATGGTGCTACCCATTGCAAAACGATTTGCAGATTTAACATCTTGGACGTATAATTCTATCTCAATTAAAACAAAACTTGGCTTGCGCCAAGTCCTTAGACGCAGGCGGAAACCTTAGTTTTTGTAAATACTATCTACCTTGTTTGAACTTATCTTTCTGATAGTACAAAAAAGGAAAGAGACTTTAGGCCTCCTTTCCTTTTTTAAAGTTTATAAATGTATTTATTGTCTACTAAAACTGTATAATGCAAAAATGTTAATGTGAGAGAACAATAATTGAGTTTTAAAGCAATTCTTAGTGACTGGAGGCGAAAAACTCGTAAATGACTTGCTTGTCTCAGCGAAGCGAGTTTGCAAGGCATAGAGTTTTTCGAT encodes the following:
- a CDS encoding disulfide reductase, which gives rise to MKRIGVFVCHCGSNIASVVDVKKVAEIAKEMPGVVYATDYQYMCSEPGQDVVVKAVKEHKLNRVVIASCSPRLHEPTFRKTLVNAGLNPYYLEMANLREHCSWVHSKDKEGATVKSIDLVRKAVAKVNKTVALFPGEIPVEKRCLVIGGGIAGMQTAIDVADMGYEVVVLEREATIGGKMAILDKTFPTMDCSACICTPKMVDASQHPNIKLYTLSELETVGGYVGNFDVTIRKKARYVDMVKCTGCGICENKCPKKVVSEFDYGMGKRPCIYKPFPQAVPNKPVIDAENCRMLTENKCGVCAKVCPTDAINFEDKDELVTERFGAIVMATGYELYNWKKDFGEYGYGKYPDVIDGLQFERLVNASGPTMGKIKRPSDGETPQDIVMIKCVGSRSTEKGKTYCSKICCMYSAKHATQIMEKNPDANVYIFYMDVRTPGKLYDEFYMRAKESYGANYIRGQVSKIYQEGKKLIVKGEDTLLGRPVEVKADMVILATAAAAVKDSAAIAQNVGFSYDKDGFFTEAHPKLRPIETNTAGVFLAGACQGPKDIPETVSQATAAAAKVGALFSKDKMATNPLISSVDESICSGCGLCIPVCPYKAIELITIKERVHGGEIERKVANVNEGLCQGCGPCTVACRSGAINLKGFTNQQILAEVDAACQ
- a CDS encoding heterodisulfide reductase subunit B, with translation MTLKYAYYPGCSLNSTGVEYNQSAKAVAKHLGVQLEEIDDWNCCGASAAHNTSHLLSIALPARSLALSEKQGLDVAVPCAACFNRMKAAQVEVRESKEMKQTISEVIGMEYEAKYEVKPLLDVLVNDVGLDKIKEAVTRPLTGLKVASYYGCLLVRPPKTMCFDDVEDPMTMDNLVEALGGEPVDWSYKVECCGAGHSTAKPSVGIPMIRDILKNAKLNGANCILTACPLCFLNLDMRQKEASQLHNETYELPVFYFTQLMGLAIGYSAKELFINKHFVDPMKLLEEKDIFRHPDTRREKA
- a CDS encoding heterodisulfide reductase subunit C, coding for MLEEFDISYQLNDSAPIKKQIEELSGEQVKKCYQCGKCTAGCPVAFAMDNPPRKILRLLQVGLAEEALESKSVWICATCETCYARCPRGVDIPRVMEAVRILAKKKGIVPEKNINYFNDLFLKSVKSNGRVHEMGLIVMYNLMSMQPFKDATLAPKLFLDGKISPFPHKVKNPLEIQRLFERVREKEEGGHI